DNA sequence from the Sinorhizobium alkalisoli genome:
ACGTGGCCTTCGCATCGTGCGAAGGCCACGGCCGGCACGACGGCGCAGGCCAATACTGCGAGCGCCATGGCCCTGAGAGGATGCATGGCTCACTCCGTCGCCGAAAGCCCGACGGTCAGGATTTCGCTCGCTTTCTTCCAGCTTTCCGGTGTCTCACCGAGAATGCGGGCCGCCTCGTAGGCGACGCTGTCGGCGACCGGTGCGCCGGAAGCCGTCTCCACCTCGGCAGCGATCTTTTCGAGCTCGCTCTTCAGCGCCTTGGGATCCGCCACCTTGGTCGAAGCAAGCTCATTTCGCATTTCATGAAGCCGGTCCGCGTGAGCGTCGAGCGCCCCGTCCGCGGGCCGTGTCTCGATATAGGTCCGGATCGCCCAGGCCGCCTTCTGGCCGAGAATATCGCCGAAGGCCGGCATCTTGGTCGTGCCGTCCTGGGTGTAACCGTGGCGGAAGCGCTCTATGAACCATTCGTCGCCGTATTCTTCCGCTTCCAGGAAGCGAAGGTCGGGGGCAAGCCCGCCCGATACGGCGCCGAGCCCGTGGCAGCGGGCACAGTTCTGGTTGAAGCCGGATGCACCGATCTCGACCGCCTTCAGCCACACATCGTGCCCGACCTTGGCCTCCCGATAGGGGTTTTCCGTCAGCCACTCCTCGCCTATTTCCGGCAACGCGTCGGTGTTGACGGGCTGGGGCGCGACATCGCCATGCGCGACGACCATCGTTGCTGTTGCCAACAGTGCGAGCCCCGCAAGCCCCGCTCGGATATGGTTTCTGGACATCTTTCCTCCTCCACGATCTCACTGAGGTTTTTTAACGCTCGTCGCCCGTGCCGCGGAATACGACCTAGGTCGCGGCCCGGCATGGTACCTAGGTCGTATTCCGCCCTCCGCGGCGCCGCTTTAACGTCTTCGGCGGGAGGAGTGTCCAATGCCGCAGATCCGCATCAGACGGACAATGTCCGCATGCCTCCTGGTCGCGCTTCTCGGCGCTGCCGGGCCGGTTCAGGCGGAGGTCACCGTTGCCGTGACCTATCTGCGCCAGGAGCAGAAGGCGCCGCCGGTGCTTTCCAATCTCGATCCGATCCCAGCGGACCTGGGAATCGCAGGAGCGAAGGTCGCTCTGGCCGATAGCGAGACGACCGGCCGCTTCCTCGGCCATCACTACAGGCTACAGGTCATCTCCGTCGAGCCGGGAGGCGACCTTGCGGCGGCAGCGAAAACGGCGCTCGCTGCCTCGCCGGTACTTCTCCTCGATGCGCCCTCCGAAAGCATCCTGATCGTCGCCGACCTGCCCGAGGCGAGGGACGCAATGATCTTCAATGTCGCATCCGGCGAACGCCGCCTGCGCGACCGCGACTGTCGTGCCAATCTCCTGCACACGATCGCGGAGGATGCGATGCGCGCCGATGCGTTGATGCAGGTGTTGAGGGCGCGCCGCTGGACGCGCACGGCCCTGATCGTCGGCCCCAGACCAGAGGATGAGGACTTCGCGGCAACTTTGCGAGCCGCGGCGGCGAAGTTCGGCGTCGAAATCCTCGCCGAGAAGGCCTGGACCTTCGACACTGACCTGAGGCGCGCAGCCGGCAAGGAGGTGCCGCTGTTCACGCAGGACCTTCCCGACCACGACGTGCTACTGATTGCCGACGCTGCCGACGATTTTGCTCGTTATGTCGCCGATAATACCTGGCTGCCGCGTCCGGTCGCCGGCTCGGACGGCTTAAGCGGCGAGGGATGGGCGCCCGTTCTGGAACAATGGGGGGCCGTGCAGTTGCAGAACCGCTTCGAGGGCTCGGCAAAGCGGAAGATGCGGCCGCGCGACTACGCCGCCTGGACGGCGTTGCGCGCGGTGGGCGAGGCGGTGACACGGACGAACTCGGCCGACCCGGTGAAGCTGCGGACTTACATGCTGTCGGATGCCTTTGCCCTCGACGGCTTCAAGGGCCGCTCGCTCAGCTACCGCGATTGGAACGGGCAATTGCGTCAGCCGATGCCGGTGGTGAACGCCCGCGCTCTCGTCGAGCTCGCGCCGCTCGATGGATATCTGCACCAG
Encoded proteins:
- the pedF gene encoding cytochrome c-550 PedF, whose translation is MSRNHIRAGLAGLALLATATMVVAHGDVAPQPVNTDALPEIGEEWLTENPYREAKVGHDVWLKAVEIGASGFNQNCARCHGLGAVSGGLAPDLRFLEAEEYGDEWFIERFRHGYTQDGTTKMPAFGDILGQKAAWAIRTYIETRPADGALDAHADRLHEMRNELASTKVADPKALKSELEKIAAEVETASGAPVADSVAYEAARILGETPESWKKASEILTVGLSATE
- a CDS encoding ABC transporter substrate-binding protein — its product is MPQIRIRRTMSACLLVALLGAAGPVQAEVTVAVTYLRQEQKAPPVLSNLDPIPADLGIAGAKVALADSETTGRFLGHHYRLQVISVEPGGDLAAAAKTALAASPVLLLDAPSESILIVADLPEARDAMIFNVASGERRLRDRDCRANLLHTIAEDAMRADALMQVLRARRWTRTALIVGPRPEDEDFAATLRAAAAKFGVEILAEKAWTFDTDLRRAAGKEVPLFTQDLPDHDVLLIADAADDFARYVADNTWLPRPVAGSDGLSGEGWAPVLEQWGAVQLQNRFEGSAKRKMRPRDYAAWTALRAVGEAVTRTNSADPVKLRTYMLSDAFALDGFKGRSLSYRDWNGQLRQPMPVVNARALVELAPLDGYLHQDNDMDTLGLDRAESACRAFGG